A stretch of Monomorium pharaonis isolate MP-MQ-018 chromosome 7, ASM1337386v2, whole genome shotgun sequence DNA encodes these proteins:
- the LOC105836494 gene encoding uncharacterized protein LOC105836494 isoform X1 — translation MIRSVPRIQISMMRPPLEMLLVIVALATHARGLPYGEVPPQLQTQDKLAWYGDDRVSQVQNNVYPTYKDNIVPEQISQVQFNWDQSQQNTFKGYETHAPPEVQKQLNLDYAYQPDQTLQAYPSVAVDGFTISCSGKNKVCVAKSLCVDGYVHPLKQGFIRPGQVQECKLSHEVCCTVRYDLDNSPYNDQINVLRDNQYPEPTLENDEKYYPYGENNQADVTVLRPPLENNVVQSPSNSGYEIEPINRPNDIKPVEEVPPIDYNQIPSDTNQREQYQTSGTSASEPIFPSKSHPGNPNPAVFQFTVHMGCAAALLCVEEQYCTSEGMISPQPVALTSNQLLQRVPLSSCRISKTGAAGKCCRDPNYVDPWPAGNLPANYSGGFDEQGFPTFLNIAKVRPPKKPVTQPPIKTIPRPSVTPPPVYEHVQPTNVVPLVPDDSDVIPQRVLPISTQVPITPPVSTPVPFIKDDPDFIPELQLPNNPCGVRNYGQRPSGFRETDAAFGEIPWQAMVLWSEERKILCSGALISPNIVLTAASCVNRFPASELSVKLGEWKLGYELEQEEPLPFQIINVQAIKYHPGYVEGLTNNNSAMLILEHPARFNLHINTLCLPDNYQIPKTSQCIVTGWGKSILQAHYAGAIMHMVDVDLLTHDICQNRVLGAESQINVAHNIICGKAHEENNMCQADIGAPLACYDGNGAYHIAGIYSQDTGCLPTNQVATFAPIDIAWVKETMYPAEPKIDASDDGYDYRKSNLPAGNEYLPPV, via the exons ATGATCCGCTCCGTTCCCCGCATTCAG ATTTCCATGATGAGGCCACCGCTAGAAATGCTACTAGTTATAGTAGCATTAGCTACGCATGCACGTGGACTCCCCTATGGAGAAGTGCCACCTCAATTACAGACAC AAGACAAGCTTGCTTGGTATGGTGATGATCGTGTTTCCCAAGTTCAAAACAACGTCTATCCTACCTACAAAGATAACATCGTCCCGGAACAAATTAGCCAAGTACAATTTAATTGGGACCAATCGCAGCAAA ACACGTTTAAAGGATACGAAACGCACGCTCCGCCAGAAGTACAGAAGCAACTCAATCTCGATTATGCATACCAACCTGATCAAACGTTGCAAGCTTATCCTAGCGTCGCCGTGGACGGCTTCACCATCAGCTGCAGCGGTAAAAATAAAGTCTGCGTAGCCAAAAGTTTGTGCGTCGACGGGTACGTGCATCCTCTGAAGCAAGGCTTTATTCGGCCAGGACAG GTGCAGGAATGCAAGCTTAGCCACGAGGTCTGCTGTACCGTGCGATACGATTTGGATAATTCGCCGTATAACGATCAGATTAACGTGCTGAGGGATAATCAGTATCCAGAACCTACTTTGGAAAATGACGAAAAATACTATCCGTATGGGGAAAATAATCAGGCGGACGTGACGGTGTTGAGGCCTCCGTTAGAAAACAATGTCGTGCAATCCCCATCGAATAGTGGATACGAGATCGAACCTATTAATCGGCCTAACGATATAAAACCGGTCGAAGAAGTGCCGCCGATTGATTATAATCAGATACCTTCTGATACGAATCAACGGGAGCAATACCAAACAA GCGGTACTAGTGCTAGCGAGCCAATTTTCCCGTCAAAATCGCACCCTGGGAATCCTAATCCCGCGGTCTTTCAATTCACGGTTCACATGGGATGCGCGGCCGCGCTGCTCTGCGTGGAAGAACAGTATTGTACGTCAGAGGGAATGATTAGTCCGCAACCAGTTGCGCTTACCAGCAATCAGCTCCTACAACGTGTTCCATTAAGC AGCTGCAGAATCTCGAAGACTGGGGCGGCCGGTAAGTGTTGTCGCGACCCGAACTACGTGGACCCGTGGCCAGCGGGCAATCTACCAGCCAACTACTCCGGCGGCTTCGACGAACAGGGTTTCCCCACGTTCTTGAACATCGCGAAGGTGCGACCGCCGAAGAAGCCGGTCACGCAGCCACCTATCAAGACGATCCCCAGGCCGTCCGTCACACCACCGCCGGTTTACGAGCACGTGCAGCCGACGAACGTCGTGCCCCTGGTGCCCGATGATTCTGACGTTATCCCGCAACGCGTATTACCAATCTCGACTCAGGTTCCGATAACGCCCCCGGTCAGCACTCCCGTGCCGTTTATCAAGGACGACCCGGATTTCATCCCGGAATTGCAATTGCCTAACAATCCATGTGGAGTGAGGAATTAT GGACAACGCCCGAGCGGCTTTAGAGAAACCGACGCTGCATTTGGAGAAATTCCATGGCAAGCTATGGTCTTGTGGTCGGAGGAACGTAAAATTTTGTGTTCCGGCGCATTGATATCACCAAACATCGTTCTGACAGCAGCCAGCTGTGTAAATAG aTTTCCAGCGAGTGAACTGTCCGTAAAACTTGGGGAATGGAAACTGGGCTACGAACTTGAACAGGAGGAGCCGTTGCCCTTCCAAATTATCAATGTACAAGCTATCAAGTATCATCCTGGATACGTGGAGGGATTAACTAATAACAATAGCGCTATGCTCATCTTGGAACATCCCGCAAGATTTAATTTGCACATCAATACGCTTTGTCTTCCCGACAACTATCAAATACCAAAAACCTCGCAATGCATCGTGACGGGATGGGGCAAGTCGATATTGCAAG ctcATTATGCTGGCGCCATCATGCACATGGTCGACGTGGATCTTTTGACTCATGACATCTGTCAAAATCGTGTTTTGGGTGCGGAGTCCCAAATCAATGTCGCGCATAATATAATCTGCGGCAAAGCACACGAAGAAAACAACATGTGTCAAGCCGACATTGGTGCGCCGTTGGCTTGTTACGACGGTAACGGAGCCTACCACATCGCCGGAATTTACAGTCAGGATACCGGATGCTTGCCTACAAATCAG gtGGCAACATTCGCACCCATCGACATCGCCTGGGTGAAAGAAACTATGTACCCAGCCGAACCTAAGATAGACGCTAGTGATGACGGCTATGATTATCGAAAGAGTAACTTACCAGCAGGTAACGAGTATTTGCCACCAGTGTAA
- the LOC105836494 gene encoding uncharacterized protein LOC105836494 isoform X2, producing MMRPPLEMLLVIVALATHARGLPYGEVPPQLQTQDKLAWYGDDRVSQVQNNVYPTYKDNIVPEQISQVQFNWDQSQQNTFKGYETHAPPEVQKQLNLDYAYQPDQTLQAYPSVAVDGFTISCSGKNKVCVAKSLCVDGYVHPLKQGFIRPGQVQECKLSHEVCCTVRYDLDNSPYNDQINVLRDNQYPEPTLENDEKYYPYGENNQADVTVLRPPLENNVVQSPSNSGYEIEPINRPNDIKPVEEVPPIDYNQIPSDTNQREQYQTSGTSASEPIFPSKSHPGNPNPAVFQFTVHMGCAAALLCVEEQYCTSEGMISPQPVALTSNQLLQRVPLSSCRISKTGAAGKCCRDPNYVDPWPAGNLPANYSGGFDEQGFPTFLNIAKVRPPKKPVTQPPIKTIPRPSVTPPPVYEHVQPTNVVPLVPDDSDVIPQRVLPISTQVPITPPVSTPVPFIKDDPDFIPELQLPNNPCGVRNYGQRPSGFRETDAAFGEIPWQAMVLWSEERKILCSGALISPNIVLTAASCVNRFPASELSVKLGEWKLGYELEQEEPLPFQIINVQAIKYHPGYVEGLTNNNSAMLILEHPARFNLHINTLCLPDNYQIPKTSQCIVTGWGKSILQAHYAGAIMHMVDVDLLTHDICQNRVLGAESQINVAHNIICGKAHEENNMCQADIGAPLACYDGNGAYHIAGIYSQDTGCLPTNQVATFAPIDIAWVKETMYPAEPKIDASDDGYDYRKSNLPAGNEYLPPV from the exons ATGATGAGGCCACCGCTAGAAATGCTACTAGTTATAGTAGCATTAGCTACGCATGCACGTGGACTCCCCTATGGAGAAGTGCCACCTCAATTACAGACAC AAGACAAGCTTGCTTGGTATGGTGATGATCGTGTTTCCCAAGTTCAAAACAACGTCTATCCTACCTACAAAGATAACATCGTCCCGGAACAAATTAGCCAAGTACAATTTAATTGGGACCAATCGCAGCAAA ACACGTTTAAAGGATACGAAACGCACGCTCCGCCAGAAGTACAGAAGCAACTCAATCTCGATTATGCATACCAACCTGATCAAACGTTGCAAGCTTATCCTAGCGTCGCCGTGGACGGCTTCACCATCAGCTGCAGCGGTAAAAATAAAGTCTGCGTAGCCAAAAGTTTGTGCGTCGACGGGTACGTGCATCCTCTGAAGCAAGGCTTTATTCGGCCAGGACAG GTGCAGGAATGCAAGCTTAGCCACGAGGTCTGCTGTACCGTGCGATACGATTTGGATAATTCGCCGTATAACGATCAGATTAACGTGCTGAGGGATAATCAGTATCCAGAACCTACTTTGGAAAATGACGAAAAATACTATCCGTATGGGGAAAATAATCAGGCGGACGTGACGGTGTTGAGGCCTCCGTTAGAAAACAATGTCGTGCAATCCCCATCGAATAGTGGATACGAGATCGAACCTATTAATCGGCCTAACGATATAAAACCGGTCGAAGAAGTGCCGCCGATTGATTATAATCAGATACCTTCTGATACGAATCAACGGGAGCAATACCAAACAA GCGGTACTAGTGCTAGCGAGCCAATTTTCCCGTCAAAATCGCACCCTGGGAATCCTAATCCCGCGGTCTTTCAATTCACGGTTCACATGGGATGCGCGGCCGCGCTGCTCTGCGTGGAAGAACAGTATTGTACGTCAGAGGGAATGATTAGTCCGCAACCAGTTGCGCTTACCAGCAATCAGCTCCTACAACGTGTTCCATTAAGC AGCTGCAGAATCTCGAAGACTGGGGCGGCCGGTAAGTGTTGTCGCGACCCGAACTACGTGGACCCGTGGCCAGCGGGCAATCTACCAGCCAACTACTCCGGCGGCTTCGACGAACAGGGTTTCCCCACGTTCTTGAACATCGCGAAGGTGCGACCGCCGAAGAAGCCGGTCACGCAGCCACCTATCAAGACGATCCCCAGGCCGTCCGTCACACCACCGCCGGTTTACGAGCACGTGCAGCCGACGAACGTCGTGCCCCTGGTGCCCGATGATTCTGACGTTATCCCGCAACGCGTATTACCAATCTCGACTCAGGTTCCGATAACGCCCCCGGTCAGCACTCCCGTGCCGTTTATCAAGGACGACCCGGATTTCATCCCGGAATTGCAATTGCCTAACAATCCATGTGGAGTGAGGAATTAT GGACAACGCCCGAGCGGCTTTAGAGAAACCGACGCTGCATTTGGAGAAATTCCATGGCAAGCTATGGTCTTGTGGTCGGAGGAACGTAAAATTTTGTGTTCCGGCGCATTGATATCACCAAACATCGTTCTGACAGCAGCCAGCTGTGTAAATAG aTTTCCAGCGAGTGAACTGTCCGTAAAACTTGGGGAATGGAAACTGGGCTACGAACTTGAACAGGAGGAGCCGTTGCCCTTCCAAATTATCAATGTACAAGCTATCAAGTATCATCCTGGATACGTGGAGGGATTAACTAATAACAATAGCGCTATGCTCATCTTGGAACATCCCGCAAGATTTAATTTGCACATCAATACGCTTTGTCTTCCCGACAACTATCAAATACCAAAAACCTCGCAATGCATCGTGACGGGATGGGGCAAGTCGATATTGCAAG ctcATTATGCTGGCGCCATCATGCACATGGTCGACGTGGATCTTTTGACTCATGACATCTGTCAAAATCGTGTTTTGGGTGCGGAGTCCCAAATCAATGTCGCGCATAATATAATCTGCGGCAAAGCACACGAAGAAAACAACATGTGTCAAGCCGACATTGGTGCGCCGTTGGCTTGTTACGACGGTAACGGAGCCTACCACATCGCCGGAATTTACAGTCAGGATACCGGATGCTTGCCTACAAATCAG gtGGCAACATTCGCACCCATCGACATCGCCTGGGTGAAAGAAACTATGTACCCAGCCGAACCTAAGATAGACGCTAGTGATGACGGCTATGATTATCGAAAGAGTAACTTACCAGCAGGTAACGAGTATTTGCCACCAGTGTAA